A portion of the Calothrix sp. 336/3 genome contains these proteins:
- a CDS encoding ROK family protein produces the protein MTAVIGIDLGGTAIKLGLFTADGNCVKSLTVATPQPATPTAVFTTIVEAIAQVDPENHSTAIGIGTPGPADAQGRIALVAINLAGWQDVPLADWLEAKTGKPTILANDANCAGLGEAWLGAGRRFQNLILLTLGTGVGGAIILDGKLFVGHRGAAGELGLITLYPDGHVCNSGNQGSLEQFASVTAIRRRTGKEPSELGALAQQGDKSALAFWQEYGRDLGIGLTSLIYVLTPEAVVIGGGVSASCEFFLPGAIAEIEKRVLPTSRVGLEILPAELGNAAGMVGAAKLALVKKADYEKE, from the coding sequence ATGACAGCAGTAATTGGGATTGATTTGGGTGGTACAGCAATTAAACTAGGACTATTTACCGCCGATGGTAATTGTGTAAAATCTCTCACAGTGGCAACACCACAACCAGCCACACCTACGGCAGTTTTCACAACCATAGTAGAGGCGATCGCCCAAGTTGACCCAGAAAACCATTCTACAGCTATTGGTATCGGTACCCCAGGACCTGCGGATGCTCAGGGAAGAATTGCTCTGGTGGCAATTAACTTAGCCGGATGGCAGGATGTGCCCCTAGCTGACTGGCTAGAAGCAAAGACGGGAAAACCGACGATTTTAGCCAACGATGCGAACTGCGCGGGTTTAGGGGAAGCTTGGCTAGGGGCTGGAAGACGTTTTCAAAACCTGATTCTCCTAACCTTGGGTACGGGCGTGGGTGGAGCGATTATTCTGGATGGTAAATTATTTGTCGGACATCGGGGGGCAGCTGGGGAATTAGGTTTGATTACCCTTTATCCCGATGGTCATGTGTGTAATAGTGGTAACCAGGGTTCTCTGGAGCAATTCGCGTCAGTAACCGCAATTCGCCGCCGTACGGGGAAAGAACCCTCGGAATTGGGTGCTTTGGCACAACAGGGAGACAAGTCTGCCCTGGCTTTTTGGCAGGAATATGGTAGGGATTTAGGTATCGGTTTAACTAGCTTAATTTACGTACTTACCCCGGAAGCTGTAGTGATTGGTGGGGGTGTGAGCGCTAGTTGTGAGTTTTTCTTACCTGGGGCGATCGCAGAAATCGAAAAGCGAGTATTACCCACATCCCGTGTTGGTTTGGAAATCCTTCCCGCAGAGCTAGGAAATGCTGCGGGGATGGTTGGTGCTGCGAAGTTAGCTTTGGTGAAAAAGGCTGACTATGAAAAGGAATAA
- a CDS encoding phosphate/phosphite/phosphonate ABC transporter substrate-binding protein produces the protein MMPTPKKSSFPPCGNRHVIGAALIGIAIALLPGCTQSQNPKVQAPTPVSEQAVLRISVQPTQNKADQEKMITPLDAHLEKVLGQQVDFIIAKDYKDAVDMLVDGRANAFYGGVVSYFEALERGAKMIPLVAPIDADTVRPWYRSCFVVAANSPIKTLNDLKGKRVGFVSRSSTSGYLIPVAALKEEGIDPERNFAQVVFGGTHAETEALLTTNRVDAIATNLATYNQWQKEGKAENVRIVWQSVPVPHAPVMVSSDIPPELLEKLTEAFLTTPAGVKDLMGAKSVGYTLVEAEDYKSIGELRRQLKLSGESSQ, from the coding sequence ATGATGCCAACCCCCAAAAAATCCTCATTCCCTCCCTGCGGCAACCGCCATGTAATAGGAGCGGCTCTAATTGGGATTGCGATCGCCCTGCTTCCTGGATGCACTCAATCACAAAACCCGAAGGTACAAGCTCCTACCCCTGTCTCTGAGCAAGCTGTACTCCGCATTAGTGTGCAGCCAACCCAAAACAAAGCCGATCAAGAAAAAATGATTACGCCACTAGATGCCCACCTAGAGAAGGTGTTAGGGCAACAGGTCGATTTTATCATTGCCAAAGACTATAAAGATGCGGTGGATATGTTGGTGGATGGACGAGCGAATGCTTTCTATGGTGGAGTTGTCTCCTATTTTGAAGCCTTGGAACGGGGAGCAAAAATGATACCCCTGGTAGCACCCATCGATGCAGATACTGTTCGACCCTGGTATCGTTCCTGCTTTGTTGTGGCAGCAAATAGCCCGATCAAAACCTTAAATGACCTGAAGGGTAAGCGAGTGGGTTTTGTCAGCCGCTCCTCCACGTCGGGCTATCTTATTCCTGTAGCAGCGCTCAAAGAAGAGGGAATCGATCCAGAGCGGAATTTTGCTCAGGTAGTGTTTGGTGGAACCCATGCAGAAACTGAGGCGTTATTGACAACAAATCGGGTTGATGCCATTGCCACTAATTTGGCTACCTATAATCAATGGCAGAAAGAGGGTAAGGCTGAAAATGTTCGGATTGTTTGGCAGTCAGTTCCAGTCCCCCATGCTCCGGTAATGGTTTCTAGTGATATACCACCGGAGTTGTTGGAGAAACTCACAGAAGCTTTCTTGACGACACCTGCGGGAGTTAAAGACTTGATGGGTGCTAAAAGTGTCGGATATACCTTGGTGGAAGCGGAGGATTACAAATCCATTGGGGAATTACGCCGTCAACTCAAATTATCAGGGGAGAGCAGCCAGTGA